One genomic segment of Entelurus aequoreus isolate RoL-2023_Sb linkage group LG25, RoL_Eaeq_v1.1, whole genome shotgun sequence includes these proteins:
- the LOC133642789 gene encoding decapping and exoribonuclease protein-like, producing MSLSTHCKNYVNAAPPFEKRVEVGSFSLDTERKVVHDKNQMRYYVEPHPAPQFDLRDGYKDRYVKRDDSLEKSLDHILSWILANKSNLKQKALSSSSSSALDFDFVTSRGRLTHLLKTPYQKMSSWSLAVTKFRGTLYINEVETEDARQSKAHRSESHEENMYWGYKFEQHMCSDTIDGLPDSSGVVNSNEAFYIVVQTRLADHSLMFSGEVDCRDKDPNAPDPPACYIELKTTGNIHTDKQRDKFHRYKLNQWWAQSYLLGVPRIVAGFRNDDGIVESVKTFEVSDIPDIAEREVNFWKPNVCMNFCSKFLSFVKMVATEDDPCVVYLFSRKERSDVTYSVHRNSSYSFLPDWYVNEMD from the exons ATGTCTTTGAGTACCCACTGCAAGAATTATGTAAATGCAGCCCCTCCATTCGAAAAACGAGTTGAGGTGGGTTCATTTTCCCTCGACACAGAGCGGAAAGTCGTCCATGACAAGAATCAGATGAGATACTATGTGGAACCTCACCCAGCCCCGCAATTTGATCTGAGGGACGGCTACAAGGACCGCTACGTGAAGAGAGATGACAGTTTGGAGAAAAGTCTGGACCACATCCTAAGTTGGATCTTAGCTAACAAGTCAAACCTCAAACAGAAGGCGTTGTCATCGTCGTCTTCATC aGCTTTGGATTTTGACTTTGTGACATCCCGTGGCCGCTTGACACACTTGTTGAAAACACCATATCAAAAAATGTCAAGCTGGTCGCTGGCCGTCACCAAGTTCAGAGGAACGCTTTACATCAATGAAGTAGAAACAGAAGATGCTCGCCAAAGTAAAGCCCATCGCAGTGAGAGTCATGAAGAGAACATGTACTGGGGGTACAAGTTTGAGCAGCACATGTGTTCAG ATACCATTGACGGTTTACCGGATTCGAGTGGCGTGGTCAACTCTAACGAGGCCTTCTACATCGTGGTCCAAACCCGTCTCGCAGATCACAGTCTCATGTTCTCCGGTGAAGTGGATTGCCGAGATAAAGATCCTAATGCCCCGGATCCTCCAGCCTGCTACATTGAGCTGAAGACAACAGGAAATATCCACACTGACAAACAGCGTGACAAATTCCACAG GTACAAGCTCAACCAGTGGTGGGCACAGTCTTACCTTCTCGGAGTCCCTCGCATCGTCGCAGGCTTCCGTAATGACGACGGCATTGTTGAGTCTgtgaagacttttgaagtcaGCGATATTCCTGACATTGCTGAG CGTGAGGTAAACTTCTGGAAGCCAAACGTCTGCATGAACTTCTGCAGCAAATTCCTGTCTTTTGTCAAGATGGTGGCGACCGAAGACGATCCCTG TGTGGTATATCTGTTCTCCAGGAAAGAGCGCTCCGATGTGACCTACTCTGTTCACAGGAACTCCTCTTATTCTTTCCTGCCAGACTGGTACGTGAATGAAATGGATTAA